A genomic stretch from Acidobacteriota bacterium includes:
- a CDS encoding CPBP family intramembrane metalloprotease encodes MLSSAVRIGFSVLLIVGVPLLSWRSARPEQLQGIPKTAIYFSAVVSQWTLAGIGALVVFVAGPEWSAAGLAPAAPGFFEWTAVLVLVSVSGLGFFLLLEHRGWWPKESEMVQLLMPQNGRERWWAFLGLAPTAGLCEEFLYRGFLLAEMTAWFHSALWGIAISSVAFGFAHAYQGLNGMARAGLLGALLAWPVVQMGSLYPSMAAHFLIDAAALLWLGPKFVRQEG; translated from the coding sequence ATGTTATCAAGCGCTGTCCGCATTGGATTTTCGGTTCTGCTCATCGTTGGCGTTCCGCTGCTTTCCTGGCGCAGCGCGCGCCCGGAGCAGTTGCAGGGAATTCCCAAAACGGCGATTTATTTTTCCGCAGTGGTTTCCCAGTGGACCCTGGCCGGAATCGGGGCGTTGGTGGTATTTGTGGCAGGGCCCGAATGGTCAGCAGCAGGGTTAGCTCCGGCGGCGCCGGGATTCTTCGAATGGACTGCTGTGCTGGTTTTGGTATCGGTGTCGGGGCTGGGGTTTTTCCTGCTGCTGGAGCATCGCGGCTGGTGGCCAAAGGAATCCGAAATGGTGCAACTCCTAATGCCGCAGAACGGCCGGGAAAGGTGGTGGGCTTTCCTGGGCCTGGCGCCTACCGCGGGTCTGTGTGAAGAATTTCTTTACCGTGGATTTCTGCTGGCTGAGATGACGGCCTGGTTCCATTCGGCTCTGTGGGGCATAGCGATTTCATCTGTGGCTTTTGGCTTCGCACATGCTTACCAGGGCCTGAACGGAATGGCCCGTGCGGGTTTGCTGGGAGCGTTGCTCGCCTGGCCGGTGGTTCAGATGGGCTCGCTCTATCCATCGATGGCCGCACATTTTTTGATTGATGCGGCCGCGTTGCTCTGGCTGGGGCCGAAATTCGTGCGGCAGGAGGGATAA